In Nitrospirota bacterium, the genomic window TCAATCTTGTTGCGGTCATATTCAACAGGCAGGGAAATAATATCCATTCCGATCACCTCTCCTTCTGTATTAATAGTAATAGATAATTCAATACTGCATTAAAACTTGATTCAAGATGCTTCCAACCCATATGTCTCCCTGATCCACTCGTGGTCAACACGGCTGATATGTAACCTCTTTGACAAGACCACGGAGCCAAGCTCATTAAGGGCAACATCAAGGCTGTCATTTACTATAACATAATCGTACAACCTGTAGTCACCTATCTCTTCCCTCGCCTTTTTAAGCCTCCGGAGAATCACCTTCTCACTGTCGGTCTTCCTTGATATCAACCTCTTCTTAAGTATCTCCAAAGATGGGGGCAGGACAAAGATAAAGGTCGCATCAATACCCTTCTGCCGTATCTGGGCTGCACCCTGAACATCTATATCGAGTATTACGTCTGTACCGCCCTGTATCACTTCAAAGAGCTTTGCCCTTGATGTGCCATACAGATTGCCGTGGACCTCTGCCCATTCAAGAAACTCCCCGTCAGCAACCATACTCATAAACCGGTCTTCATCGACAAAAAAATAGTCCCTTCCATCCACCTCCCCTTCTCTTGCCTGTCTTGTGGTATAGGATATGGAATGGACTATCCGGGGCACAACCCCTGTGAGACTCTTGCAAAGCGTTGTCTTTCCTGCTCCAGAGGGGGCTGAGACTATGAAGATTGAACCCTTTTTCATTCCTCCGGATCTTTTTCAGCAGTTTGGGATTCCTTACCAAAAAACCTCTGGGTTATGGTTTCCGGCTGCAGGGCCGACAGTATCACATGATCGCTGTCCGTCACGATTATGGAACGGGTTCTCCTGCCCTCTGTTGCATCCACAAGTTTT contains:
- the gmk gene encoding guanylate kinase; its protein translation is MKKGSIFIVSAPSGAGKTTLCKSLTGVVPRIVHSISYTTRQAREGEVDGRDYFFVDEDRFMSMVADGEFLEWAEVHGNLYGTSRAKLFEVIQGGTDVILDIDVQGAAQIRQKGIDATFIFVLPPSLEILKKRLISRKTDSEKVILRRLKKAREEIGDYRLYDYVIVNDSLDVALNELGSVVLSKRLHISRVDHEWIRETYGLEAS
- a CDS encoding DUF370 domain-containing protein; the encoded protein is MAVLVNIGFGNMVSSSRVIAIVTPGSAPMKRLRDEAKKRGKLVDATEGRRTRSIIVTDSDHVILSALQPETITQRFFGKESQTAEKDPEE